The Photobacterium sanguinicancri genome includes the window TTGTAACATGTCACCAGCTTCAACGATATCGCTGTTGACCGTTCGTGTTATCTCATTAGGCTCACTTGGCGGACTATTTGCGTAGGTGAGTGGTGCGATTACAAGTAAAGCGGGTAATGAACATCTTAAGCATTGAAGCATTATTTATCCTTAATTTGATATCTCCTTCAACAAAATTATAGAACGAGAATGCATGCTGAAGAGTAATATTTCAAATGTAGTTCAATGTCAAGCCAGTGTAAATGGTTAATTTGCACTTAAAAATACGTAAAGGCGGTTCAAATCTTTTCAAATAGTGTGAGTAATTATCTTTTATTACTTTTAGTTATTCTAACGGCAGCCATTTACTGGCTATTAACTTTTGATTCTAAATCATTTTTTACAATAGCAAGTGCAGATAATGCTATTTTAGGATCTATGTCATTACTCTCTAGCAAGTAAATAAGATCGACAGCAAGCTTTATATCTTCTGGTGCATTATCTAGCGGTGATTTTTTTTCGGTCATGATTATCTCAATAAGAATATTTAAATAAGCGTCAGAGCGGCTTTTATTAGTTGGCTATGTAATACAACTAATTGTTGGTGATCGGCACGGTAGCCACCACCGACTACAGCCGCAACGGGGATCGCGTGTTGCTTACAATGTGATAATACTAAGAGATCACGTTGATAAATACCGTCTTTGCATACATCAAAGTAACCAAGTTCATCATCAGTGTGGATGTCGACACCAGCATCATAAATAACTAAGTCGGGTTGATGCTGTGCGAGTGCTAACTGCAATATTGGCTGGAAGACCCTCAGGTATTCTTGGGTGGTAGTGTGGCGTGGCAATGCAAGATCTATGGTTGAGTCTGGTTTTCTTGCGGGGAAATTTGTATCACAATGCACTGAAAAAGTAACAACATTATCCTTATCCGCGCAAAGTGTGGCTGTCCCATCACCATGATGTACATCGCAATCAATGATCATCACTTTATCTACATTATCTAAACGCAGCGCTTGGTGTGCCGCTAATGCGAGATCGTTAATCAGACAAAAACCACTACCGAACTCATGGTGAGCATGATGGTAGCCGCCACTTAAATGAATGGCCAAGCCGTGCTGGTGGGCAAGTTCTACTGTTCGACAAGTTCCTCCTGCCGATGTCAGTGTTCGCTGTATTAACTGCTCACTCCACGGAAAACCGATTCGGCGCATTTTTGCTACAGGCAAGGTGTTATTGATTAACGCGTCAACATAATCCGAGTGGTGAACAGATTTTACCGTATCGATTGAAAGTGGCTGTGGCTGGAAAAAAGCTAATCGTTGTAAATCACTGACATTAAAGGTTTTAAGTATATGGCCATATAAACGGCGGTATTTACTGATCGGGTAGCGGTGCTCTGGTGGTATATCCAGTTGAGAGTAGATGGTGTGATAAACAAGAGGTAGCATGTTTAGCCCTGACGCTCTCTGAACGTTATCTGCTTTTCAATTTGAGCAACTGCAGATTGGCAGCGCTGTACTCGCCCTTCAAGAGCTAATATTTCTTTTTGTAATATCTGTTGTTCTGCAAGGCTTTGACATCGATTGAGCATCATGGCTTTATCACGGCTCATACCGACTAAACGGCGTTCCCATTCTTGGTGTTTAGCCAAATCTTGGTACAATTCATGGATTGGACGCTGTTTGGTGTTGTTTTGCTTAGGTTCGTTTTTTCTGATGGTTTGTGTGGCGAGTTCACGTTGAATCGCTTGTATCTGCGCGACGATTTTATCGCAGATATGTGCAGTACGAGAGGCTAATAATCGGCCTGATTGCTGTTCTCGTTGCAGTGATTTTATTTTCTGACTAATTTCTTCAACGCATGGTGTCAGTAATTTACTGCGACTTTGAAAGAGTTGTTCATCAAACAAAGGGCGAAATGCTTCACCACGCTGGCGATCAACCGCAGCAGCGTCTTTTAATAATTGATCAACGTGTGCTTTTAATCTGGTTACATCAAACATACTGACTGCTCTAAACCTTCGTTGTGATCTGATTTATATATTAGAACCAAGCCTGCCAAGCCAGCTTACCGGCAAGAATAACAACCACCGTCACAAAGACAGGACGGATAAACTTTGCCCCAAAACGTATTGCTGAATGTGCACCTATATAGGCGCCCATCATTAAACATACGCCCATTGTTAATCCTAGCGCGACATTAATATGTCCTAAAATGGCAAAGGTAATCAGAGAGGTAATATTACTGGTGAAATTCATGGCTTTGGCTAAGCCAGAAGCAAGCAGAATATCTAACCGGTATAATGCCATACTGGAAACGGTCCAAAATGCACCAGTACCGGGGCCAGCGACGCCATCATAAAACCCTAAGATCCCACCTTGTAACCATTGCTTTTTCTTTAGTTTCTGATCGTCAGTGGGCAGTTGACGCTGCTCTCCTTTAGGCTGAGGGTGCCAAATGGTATAACCGGCGGCAGCTAAAATGATTAACGGAAGGGCTTTTTCTAGCCATTCAGTACTAATTATGTCGACGATTAGAGTACCGCCGATAGCACCTACCAAGGTGGCTATAAACGATAACTGCCAGAAGTGCGGTGAAAAGAGCTGTTTACGATAATAAGTCCATGCCGCAGTTGAAGAGGCAAATGTCGCTGCTAATTTGTTGGTGCCAAGGGCAATATGGGGCGGAAGCCCTAAAGACAAAAGTGCTGGAACGGTAAGCATACCGCCGCCACCTGCAACGGCATCGATAAATCCAGCTAAAAATGCCACAAGCCCAAGTATTATGAGCGTGGTCGGTTCAATCATTTCTATCATTATGGCAATTCTATTTATTTATGTTCGATAATCCGCTTAAACGGTGGTAATGAGTCTAATAATGCTTTGCCATAACGGCGTGAAATTACGCGTCGGTCGAGCAAAACTACTCTACCAGAATCTTCTTCTTTTCGCAGTAAACGCCCAGCAGATTGAATCAGTTTTTTACTCGCTTCTGGTACAGAAATCTGTAAGAACGGGTTCCCACCTCGGCTTTCGATGTATTCCGCGTGTGCTTCTTCAACTGGTGAAGTCGGCACGGCAAATGGAATTTTAGTGATGATCAAGTTTTTAAGTAAATCACCAGGTAAATCAAGCCCTTCAGAGAAGCTGCCAGTACCAAATAAAATGCTCGGAACCTGATTTTTACAGTTTTCTTTATGTTTTTTTAGAATGGCGTGTCGCGCTTCATCACCTTGAACGAGTAATTGCCATTTATTTTTCTTGGCGATAGGCTGCAAGCTTTCCGCGACTTTATTCATCTGCCAATAAGAAGAAAACAACACCAAGCTCGCGGTTTCGCCTTCCAAATATTCAGGTAAGGTTTCAATCAATAGCTCGGTGAATTTATCAGCTTGTGGTTCTAAAGGTAATGCAGGGATCACTAAACGCGCGTTGTTTTGGTAATCAAACGGAGATGCAAGGGCTAGGAATTTCACACCATCTGATTCAGAAATACCGGCTTGGCGACAAAAATAGGTAAACTGGTTAAGTGCGCGCAAGGTTGCTGAAACTAAAATAGACCCCGCGGCACGACTCCATAATAGTTGGTCTAAGCGGTAACCCACTTCGAGTGGTGAAACCTCGATAATATAATCATCTTCACGATCACCGCTTTTTTCAATCCACCGTGCAAGAGGGGCACCTTTCTTATTACAAGGCTGCGCCATTAGCGCCCATACCTTTTCAAGATTTTCTAGACGTTGCAGGTAAAAGCCAGACTCAGCTAAAGCGGGTTCACCTTGACGTGCTGCAATTTCATTATCTTTTAATCGCTCAGAAATTAAGTCATGTAATTTGCCTAACGCTTGTAGTGCCTTCTTACTGGCATCTTTACAGCCTTTTGCTTCTTCTTGTAACCAAGCAGGAAGCTCACCGTGTTCAAAGCGATAGATTCCATCTTTGCTAAAATGGCTCGGATCGATATTTGCTGCTATTTGGCGCAAGGTTGGAATTAGATGCTGAATATTTTCTTGTAAGGGTGACTGGAAGCGACCTGCTTTACTGTAGTCAGCTAGCTCAGCGAGTTTCCCGACAGATTGATTGAGCTTTTCTAACCAATTAGTCGCGCCTTTTAAGCTTGCAGCGGCAGATGAAAAGTCACGTGCCACTTGTGGTAAGTGATGGGCTTCATCTATTACATAAATGGTTTGCTCCGGTTCAGGCAGAATAATGCCACCACCTAACTCAATGTCAGCCATTAAGAGCGCATGGTTTGCAATAATGACATCGGCTTTATCTAAATGTTCGCGTGCCTTAGCAAAAGGGCATTGGCGATGTTTAGGTAAACCTGCGTGACAGCTGTGCTTATCTGCCACAATTTGTTGCCATACACGGTCAGGTATCTGTTTTGGCCAGCCGTCACGGTCACCATCCCACTTCCCTGATTCATAGGCTTTTTTCATGCGAGTCAAAAGTTCTAAATCAGACTTTTTAGGTTTTTCTTGCCAAAAACTCATCTGATCATCGCTCGTTCCATCGCATGACGCCGCTAATTTATGGCCACAACAATAGCGTTGACGCCCTTTGGCAAGAATAAAGCTGAATTCTTTAGGGTAGATGCGGTTAAACAAGGGTAGGTCTTTATCAATAAGTTGCTCTTGCAATGCGACTGTTGCGGTTGAAATGAGCAGTTTTTTATTGTTAAACAGCGCAAAAGGGATACCTGCAATCAGATAAGCCAGTGATTTACCGATACCTGTCCCAGCTTCAGCGACCAACATTCTGTTCTTTTTATGGTATTCACCCGCTAGTGTTTTGGCTATTTCTGCAACTAGGTAGTTTTGAGCACGCCTTGGTCGGAAGTTATCAAGCTGGTTTCCAAGGTTCTCATAGCATTGCTTGATATCGCTTTTTATTTGGCTGTGTAACATAACTGCAACGTGTTAAATGACAAGGGCATTGATTATAACACGAACATCTGAATGTGAGCGGGGGCAAATAAATTGAACAACTTTGAATCTAAATGAGATTTTGGTCACGAAAATAAACTGAACTCAACATGAATGGGTAGTGAGGTTGTCGACAAAACACTAACTTAACTAAAAAAGCAGTGTTTTATAATATAAGTAACTGGATGTTAGTTGGTTTTTCATTTTTTGCAGTTTTTTGTGTTGTTATTTTGTCTTTGTAAAAAACTATATACCAGCTGTTTTGTGACTTTTTTGCTATTTGTCTTTTTTGCTTTCTATGTTAACTCATTGAAAAGTAGGGGATAAATATTTTTTGATTAATTTTTTGAACTATTTGACACTTAGGCGAAAACTCTGTCAGGATAGCCACGCAATCAGATTGCTTTAGATGATTATTCTTTTGGTATTAACCGGGTAGTCCTCTAAAAAAACATAATAGAAAAGGAATTCTGGAAATAGGAATTCCATTCCAAATAAGAAAAGGCAGTGGATCTCATGAAAAAGACTCTTTTAGCACTTACAGTTCCAGCACTTCTAGTAGCAGGTTCTGCTTCTGCAGCAGTATCTCTATACGACCAAGATGGTACACAAGTTACTATGTCTGGTGCTGCTGAAGTTCAGTACATCCTTCGTGCAGAAGATAACATCGCAAAAAAAGACGCATCAATCCGCATTGATGATGGTGACCTAGCACTACGCGTTCAACACGAAGTTAACGCTAACCTATACGCTCTAGGTGCTATCGAACTAGCTATCGGCGAAAGCAAAGATAACCAAAAAGACGGCGCAAGCATTGGTGACGTTAAAAATGACGGCCTGTACGTTGGTCTAGGTGGTGCATTTGGTGAGCTTACTTTCGGTCGCCAACTAGCTATCATCGATGATGCTGGTGTTGGTGTTGACATCGAGCTGAAAGACACAGCTGGTGTTAACTACGAAGATACTGACATGGATCAGTACATCAAATACCGTTTCTCTGGCGAGAAATTCTGGGCAGGTGCTGGTTACAACATCGCTCAAGAAACAAACGGTAAAAAAGGCGAAGAGCTACTAGAAGTTGCTGCTGGTGTTCCATTTGGTGATTTCGAAGCACGCGCTTACTACGCTGACTACAAAAACGAACAAACTGTTGCAGAACAAACTGCATGGGATCTAGAGTTCGTTTACGCTGCTGGTCCTATCTACGTTGGTGCACTATACGGCCAATCTGATAACGGTGCTGACAAAAACAGCGATATCCAAACTTGGGAACTTGCTGGTTCTTACACTATGGGTAAGAACACATTCGGTCTAGGCTACGCACAGAACTCTGGCGATGCTAAATCTCAAGACGCAACTAAC containing:
- a CDS encoding sulfite exporter TauE/SafE family protein, with amino-acid sequence MIEMIEPTTLIILGLVAFLAGFIDAVAGGGGMLTVPALLSLGLPPHIALGTNKLAATFASSTAAWTYYRKQLFSPHFWQLSFIATLVGAIGGTLIVDIISTEWLEKALPLIILAAAGYTIWHPQPKGEQRQLPTDDQKLKKKQWLQGGILGFYDGVAGPGTGAFWTVSSMALYRLDILLASGLAKAMNFTSNITSLITFAILGHINVALGLTMGVCLMMGAYIGAHSAIRFGAKFIRPVFVTVVVILAGKLAWQAWF
- the rsmS gene encoding pleiotropic regulatory protein RsmS; its protein translation is MTEKKSPLDNAPEDIKLAVDLIYLLESNDIDPKIALSALAIVKNDLESKVNSQ
- a CDS encoding primosomal replication protein — translated: MFDVTRLKAHVDQLLKDAAAVDRQRGEAFRPLFDEQLFQSRSKLLTPCVEEISQKIKSLQREQQSGRLLASRTAHICDKIVAQIQAIQRELATQTIRKNEPKQNNTKQRPIHELYQDLAKHQEWERRLVGMSRDKAMMLNRCQSLAEQQILQKEILALEGRVQRCQSAVAQIEKQITFRERQG
- the dinG gene encoding ATP-dependent DNA helicase DinG, with the protein product MLHSQIKSDIKQCYENLGNQLDNFRPRRAQNYLVAEIAKTLAGEYHKKNRMLVAEAGTGIGKSLAYLIAGIPFALFNNKKLLISTATVALQEQLIDKDLPLFNRIYPKEFSFILAKGRQRYCCGHKLAASCDGTSDDQMSFWQEKPKKSDLELLTRMKKAYESGKWDGDRDGWPKQIPDRVWQQIVADKHSCHAGLPKHRQCPFAKAREHLDKADVIIANHALLMADIELGGGIILPEPEQTIYVIDEAHHLPQVARDFSSAAASLKGATNWLEKLNQSVGKLAELADYSKAGRFQSPLQENIQHLIPTLRQIAANIDPSHFSKDGIYRFEHGELPAWLQEEAKGCKDASKKALQALGKLHDLISERLKDNEIAARQGEPALAESGFYLQRLENLEKVWALMAQPCNKKGAPLARWIEKSGDREDDYIIEVSPLEVGYRLDQLLWSRAAGSILVSATLRALNQFTYFCRQAGISESDGVKFLALASPFDYQNNARLVIPALPLEPQADKFTELLIETLPEYLEGETASLVLFSSYWQMNKVAESLQPIAKKNKWQLLVQGDEARHAILKKHKENCKNQVPSILFGTGSFSEGLDLPGDLLKNLIITKIPFAVPTSPVEEAHAEYIESRGGNPFLQISVPEASKKLIQSAGRLLRKEEDSGRVVLLDRRVISRRYGKALLDSLPPFKRIIEHK
- a CDS encoding histone deacetylase family protein translates to MLPLVYHTIYSQLDIPPEHRYPISKYRRLYGHILKTFNVSDLQRLAFFQPQPLSIDTVKSVHHSDYVDALINNTLPVAKMRRIGFPWSEQLIQRTLTSAGGTCRTVELAHQHGLAIHLSGGYHHAHHEFGSGFCLINDLALAAHQALRLDNVDKVMIIDCDVHHGDGTATLCADKDNVVTFSVHCDTNFPARKPDSTIDLALPRHTTTQEYLRVFQPILQLALAQHQPDLVIYDAGVDIHTDDELGYFDVCKDGIYQRDLLVLSHCKQHAIPVAAVVGGGYRADHQQLVVLHSQLIKAALTLI
- a CDS encoding porin, coding for MKKTLLALTVPALLVAGSASAAVSLYDQDGTQVTMSGAAEVQYILRAEDNIAKKDASIRIDDGDLALRVQHEVNANLYALGAIELAIGESKDNQKDGASIGDVKNDGLYVGLGGAFGELTFGRQLAIIDDAGVGVDIELKDTAGVNYEDTDMDQYIKYRFSGEKFWAGAGYNIAQETNGKKGEELLEVAAGVPFGDFEARAYYADYKNEQTVAEQTAWDLEFVYAAGPIYVGALYGQSDNGADKNSDIQTWELAGSYTMGKNTFGLGYAQNSGDAKSQDATNFYGNVAHQLTANTRAYVEVSYEDLEADSDFGYVVGMEVKF